Proteins encoded within one genomic window of Tidjanibacter massiliensis:
- a CDS encoding 3'-5' exonuclease, giving the protein MKDFAAIDFETANGKRTSVCSVGLVVVRGGEICDKTYRLIRPRPNYYSEFCTRVHGLCYHNTVEAPHFPEVWREIAPLIQGLPLVAHNSPFDEGCLKAAFDLYGLPYPGYTFYCTCRASRRTFGRSLPDHRLPTVAAACGYDLQQHHHALADAEACAAIALKIL; this is encoded by the coding sequence ATGAAAGACTTTGCAGCCATAGACTTCGAGACGGCCAACGGGAAGCGGACGAGCGTATGCAGTGTCGGCCTGGTGGTCGTGCGCGGCGGAGAGATATGCGACAAGACATATCGGTTGATACGTCCGCGCCCCAACTACTACTCCGAATTCTGCACCCGCGTCCACGGCCTCTGCTATCACAATACCGTAGAGGCCCCGCACTTCCCGGAAGTATGGAGGGAAATAGCGCCCCTTATCCAGGGTCTGCCGCTGGTAGCGCACAACAGCCCTTTCGACGAAGGGTGCCTGAAAGCCGCTTTCGACCTGTACGGACTGCCCTATCCCGGTTATACGTTCTACTGTACCTGCCGCGCCTCGCGCCGCACCTTCGGCCGGTCGCTCCCCGACCACCGACTGCCCACGGTCGCAGCAGCATGCGGCTATGACCTGCAGCAGCATCACCATGCCCTCGCCGACGCCGAAGCCTGCGCCGCAATCGCCCTGAA